TGCTCTTTAAGCGCTACTTCTTCACTGCGCGCCTGATCCAGCTGAGCCTGCATGTCCTGGATGTAAAAGAAATAGCCACCTGCCAGCACCAGCGCCAACAGCAGAGCGCCGGCGATGGTTTTTACGGCCGCAGGCCAGGACCCCAGGTTGTTGACGTCCAGATCGTTGATGTCGATCTTGCGCAGGCTGTCCAGCCATTCATTCATGTTCATGGCTTGACCCCCTCAACCGCCGGCTGCGTCTGACGTACCGTTAACTGGAAGGTGTTGGTTTGATCCACGCCGCCCGCGGTATTGGCCTTGACCTCCGTCAGGCTCGGAGACTCCAGCCAGTCGGACGCGTCCAGGTTACGCAGCAGATCCGAGACCCGGTTGTTGGACTCGGCTGCACCGGAGATGCTGATCATCTGCCCCGTCATTTTTACGTCGTTGAAGAACACGCCGTCTGGCAGTGTGCGAGCCAGCTGGTCAAATACGCGGCCGATGATGGGTCGATTGCCCTGCAGGTCCTGGATGATCTTCATGCGTTCCAGCAATTGCTTGCGGCGCGCCTTCAGCTCGCTGATTTCCTTAATACGGGCGTCCAGCTGAACGATTTCGGTTCTGACAAACTCGTTGCGCGCATTCTGGTGAGCGATAGCACTGCTCAAATATTGATCAGCCAGAAGAACGGCACCTACGCCGACGACCAATACGCCGGCCAGCGCAAGGATAAAGCGCTTCTTGCGCGCCTCACGTTGCTGCTCGCGCCAGGGTAGTAAGTTGATCCGTGCCATTAGTCGAAGCTCCTCAATGCAAGACCGCATGCGATCATCAGTGCGGGAGCGTCGCTGGCGAGGGCGCCGGCGTTTACTTTGGCGCTCAGCGCCATATCAGCGAAAGGGTTTGCAACCAGCGTCGGTGTGCCAAGACGCTCCTGAATCAGCCGATCAAGACCCGATATAGAGGCAGTGCCTCCCGCGAGCATGATGTAGTCGACGCGGTTGTACTGGCCGGCCGCGAAGAAAAACTGCAGCGAGCGGGATACTTGTTGAACCACCGCATCCTTGAAGGGCTGCAGCACTTCGGAGACATAGTCGTCCGGCAGTCCGCCCTGCTTTTTGGCAAGACCGGCTTCACTCACCGATAAACCATAGCGGCGCTGAATTTCTTCAGTGAGCTGACGACCGCCAAATAACTGTTCACGGGTATAGATGATGCGGCCGTTGTGCAGCACGCTGAGCGTGGTCATCGTCGCGCCAATGTCGATGACGGCGACCGTCAATTGCTCGTGATCCTGACCCAGCTGTGCGGACAACAGGCCAAACGAGCGTTCCAGTGCATAGGCCTCGACATCCACCACGCGTGCAGTGAGACCCGCCAATGCCAACGCCGCTTCGCGGACCTCGACGTTTTCCTTGCGACATGCTGCCAGAAGCACCTCAACGCGCTCGGGATTGCGCGCCGAATAGCCCTGGACTTCGAAATCGATAGCGACTTCTTCAAGGGGATAGGGAATGTACTGATCGGCTTCGATCTTGAGCTGGTTTTCCATCTCGTCGTCGGAAAGGCCCGCATCCATCTCGATCGTCTTGGTAATAACAGCCGATCCGGCGACCGCAACCGCCGCGATTTTGACGTTACTCTTCGCTTTTACCAGCAAACGCGTCAAAGCACTGCCGACCCCTTCAAGCTCCGCGATGTTCTTTTCGACGACCGCATTGGCAGGCAGCGGCTCGACCGCATAAGACTCGACCTTGTAACGGGTGCCGGAACGACTCAATTCAAGGAGCTTTACCGAGGTGGAGCTAATATCGATCCCTAGAAGGGTGTTGGCCTTCTTACTGAAGAGTTCGAACACAACCGATTCCCTATGCGTTTCCGTCACTTACGGATGATTTCTGGTGCCACGTCATTGTCGGCTGACTTGACAGTAGCGCAAATAACGCTCGTCGACGAAAAATGCTTATAATGCCCAGCGTTTTTTTCGTGTAGCAAAGCTTCAAGGCGTGTTCATTTGTAAATGCCTGCGCTTAACCCATTCTTTTTTCTGGAAATCCAAAAGCCTTGATACGCCTGCTGAAGTTTTTCTGGTGGTCCATCGTCGCGGTCGTCTGTGGGCTGCTGCTCGGCCTGAGCGGCGCCTTTCTCTATCTGGCGCCCAATCTGCCTTCGGTCGATGCCCTGCGCAATATTCAGCTGCAGATCCCGCTGCGGGTGTTCAGCAGCGACGGCAAGCTCATCGCAGAGTTTGGCGAAATGCGCCGTTCTCCGATCCGTTTCGCCGATATTCCGCCCAATTTCATACACGCCCTGTTGTCGGCCGAAGACGACAACTTTGAAAACCACTATGGCGTAGACCCAAGCAGCCTGATGCGCGCGGCGAGTCAGTTGGTCAAGAGCGGTCACATCCAGTCCGGCGGCTCGACCATCACCATGCAGGTTGCGAAAAACTATTTCCTGACCAGCGAGCGCAGTTTTTCGCGCAAAACCACCGAGATTCTCTTGGCCTTGCAAATCGAGCGCCAACTTACGAAAGACGAGATTCTCGAGCTGTACGTCAACAAGATCTACCTGGGCAACCGTGCTTACGGCATCGAGGCCGCGGCACAGGTTTACTACGGCAAATCCATCCGTGACCTGAGCGTCGCACAAATGGCGATGATCGCGGGCCTGCCAAAGGCGCCGTCACGATTCAACCCACTGGCGAACCCGGTGCGTGCCAAAGAGCGCCGCGACTGGATCCTGGGGCGCATGTTCAAACTCGGGAAAATCGACCAGAACACCTACCAGACCGCACTCGTCGAGCCGATCAACGCCAGCTATCACGTCCAGAGCCCGGAAGTGAACGCGCCGTACATCGCCGAAATGGCCCGAGCCGAAATGGTCGGCCGTTATGGCAGCGAAGCCTATACAGAAGGTTTTCGGGTCACGACTACCGTGCCCAGCAACCTTCAGGAAGACGCCAACAAGGCCGTCCAGGACGGGCTGATCGAGTATGACCAGCGCCATGGCTACCGTGGGCCGGAGAGCCGTTTTCCCGGTTTGACGCGCGACGGCTGGGTGCAGGAATTGAGCAAACAGCGTCCAATCAGCGGCCTGGAGCCGGCCATCGTTACGCAGGTCGACAAAACCGGTATCCGCGTGCTGACGCGCAGTGGCGAAAATGAAGAAAGCGTGGCCTGGGACAGCATGAAATGGGCCAAGGCGTTTTTGAACACCAACAGTGTCGGCGCCAATCCCAAGCAGCCCGCAGACGTGGCACACGTGGGCGATCTGGTGCGCTTGCAGCGTCAGCCCGATAACTCGCTCAAATTCAGCCAGCTTCCCGTGGCGCAGAGCGCGCTGGTTTCGCTGGATCCGCAAAACGGCGCGATACGGGCCCTGGTTGGCGGCTTTGCGTTCGAGCAGAGCAACTACAACCGCGCCATGCAGGCCAAGCGCCAACCCGGTTCCAGCTTCAAGCCGTTCCTTTATTCGGCGGCGCTGGACAACGGCTACACCGCCGCGAGCCTGGTGAATGATGCACCGATCGTATTTGTCGACGAAGCCATCGACAAAGTGTGGCGCCCCAAGAATGACACCGGCACCTTCCTGGGCCCGATCCGCCTGCGCGAAGCGCTGTACAAGTCGCGCAACCTGGTGTCGATCCGCCTGCTGCAAAGCCTGGGCGTCAACACTGCGATCAATTACATCACCCGGTTTGGCTTCAACAAGCAGGACCTGCCGCCCAACCTGTCCCTCGCACTGGGCACCGCAACCCTGACGCCAATGGAAATCGTCAGCGGCTGGAGCGCGTTCGCCAATGGCGGTTACAAGATCAGCCCGTACCTTATCCAGAAGATCGAAGACCGAGAGGGCAAAACGCTGTTCGTCGCCAATCCGCCGACCGTCCCGGCCAACGACCCGAACCCCAAAGCCGTCAGCGAAGCTGCAATCAGCAGCGCGTCGACGTACGCAGCCCCGGAAACACCGCCATTGACCGCCAACGTCGTACCGAACGCCCTGGATGCCCCGGGCGGCGCACCTGCACCTGTGGTGGCGGAACGGATTGTTGACGGTCGCACAACGTACATCCTCAACAGCATGCTGCAGGACGTGATCAAGCGGGGTACCGGTCGCCGCGCACTGGCAATGAATCGTCCGGATATTGCCGGTAAAACGGGTACAACCAACGACTCGAAGGATGCGTGGTTCACCGGCTACAACGCTGATTACGTGACCACGGTGTGGACCGGCTTCGATCAGCCGGAAAGTCTGGGGCGCCATGAGTTCGGTGGCACCGTCGCGCTGCCGATCTGGATGAAGTACATGAGCGCTGCACTGAAAGACAAACCGCCTCATGTCCAGGCCGAGCCGGACGGTATCCTCAGCCTGCGTATCGACCCAATCAGCGGCCGCTCCGCAACGCCAAGCACGCCTGGTGCGTTCTTCGAGCTGTTCAAGAGCGAGGACACCCCGCCCAGCGTCAACGAACTCGGTGGCAGCCCTCCTCCAGGCAGCCCACTGCCAGCGGACGAATCGGCCCCGATCGATCTGTTCTAATCATGGAATAGAGCGTTGTGACAAAAAAGCCCTGCAGCCGTGCAGGGCTTTTTTATGCCGCTCAGCCAATAGCCGTTGAACTGGCACGCCGACGATCTCGGCGCGACGCACCCTCCGCAGGAGCCGGCTTGCCGGCGAAGGCGTCGGGGCAGTCGATAGCAACTTCGAAGACCCACCGCCATCGCGGGCAAGCGCGCTCCTACAGTTTTGCGTCGGCCTCTACGCTCCCGTCAGCAGGATATACACCAACCTGTAGGAGCCGGCTTGCTGGCGAAGGCGGTGGGTCAGCGATAAACGCGTAGGCTGACACGACTGGTTCGCCAGCAAGCCGGCTCCTACGATTACCGGGGCAAGGTCCGAGCACCCCGGCACGACGCAAAACCAGCGACCACAAAAAAGCCCTGCAGCTGTGCAGGGCTTTTTTATGCCGCTCAGCCAATAGCCGTTGAACCTGGCACGCCGACGATCTCGGGGCGACGCATCCTCCGCAGGAGCCGGCTTGCCGGCGAAGGCGTCGGGGCAGTCGATAGCAACTTCGCCGACCCACCGCCATCGCGGGCAAGCGCGCTCCTACAGTTTTGCGTCGGCCTCTACGCTCCCGTCAGAAGTATATACACCAACCTGTAGGAGCCGGCTTGCTGGCGAAGGCGGTGGGTCAGCGATAAACGCGTAGGCTGACACGACTGGTTCGCCAGCAAGCCGGCTCCTACGATTACCGGGGGAAGGTCCGAGCACCCCGGCACGACGCAAAACCAGCGACCACAAAAAAGCCCTGCATCTGCGCAGGGCTTTTTTATGCCGCTCAGACAATAGCCGTTGAACCTGGCACGCCGACGATCTCGACCCTCTGTAGGAGCCGGCTTGCTGGCGAAGGCGTCGGGTCAGTTGAAAGTAACTTGGCTGACCCACCACCATCGCGGGCAAGCGCGCTCCTACAGTTTTGCGTCGGCCTCTACGCTCCCGTCAGCAGGATATACACCGATCTGTAGTGCCGGCTTGCTGGCGAACCCGATTAATCAGCGATAAAAGTGTCGACTGACACGACTGGTTCGCCAGCAAGCCGGCTCCTACGATTGCCGGGGCAAGGTCCGAGCACCCCGGCACGACGCAAAACCAGCGACCACAAAAAAACCCTGCATCTGCGCAGGGCTTTTTTTTACGCCGCTTGGCTATCAGCCGTTGAACACGTCATCCACGCTCTTCAGCGGGTAGTGCTTTGGATACGGCAGGGTTGCGACGCCGCTTTCGATGGCAGCTTTTGCAACGGCATCGGAAACAACGGTCAGCAGGCGCACATCCAGCGGTTTTGGAATGATGTACTCACGGCCGAATTCCAGGGCGATGCCGCCGTAGGCATCGCATACTTCCTGAGGAACCGGCAGCTTGGCCAGCTCGCGCAGGGCGTTGGCCGCGGCGATTTTCATCTCTTCGTTGATGCGTTTGGCACGAACGTCCAGTGCGCCACGGAAGATGAAAGGGAAGCCCAACACGTTGTTGACCTGATTGGGGTAGTCCGAACGACCGGTCGCCATGATGACGTCATCGCGCGTGGCGTGGGCCAGCTCTGGCGAAATTTCCGGATCCGGGTTCGAGCAGGCGAACACGATCGGGTTGGCTGCCATCGACTTCAGGCCTTCAGCGCTCAGCAGGTTCGGACCGGACAGGCCGACGAATACGTCAGCGCCTTCCAGTGCATCGGCCAGGGTGCGCTTGTCGGTGGAGTGGGCGAACTGAGCCTTGTACTGGTTCAGGTCGGTCCGGCCGTCGTGAACGACGCCGCTGCGATCGATCATGAAGATATTTTCGATCTTCGCGCCCATGCTCACCAGCAGCTTCATGCAGGAAATGGCCGCCGCACCAGCGCCCAGGCAGACGATCTTTGCCGCTTCCAAGGTTTTGCCAGCGATTTCCAGGGCGTTGATCATGCCGGCCGCAGTCACGATCGCGGTACCGTGCTGGTCGTCGTGGAACACCGGAATGTCGCACTGTTCGATCAGCGCTTTTTCGATCTCAAAGCACTCAGGTGCCTTGATGTCTTCCAGATTGATGCCACCAAAGGTGATGGAAATGCGGCGCACGGTGTCGATGAAGGCCTGCGGGCTTTCAGAGTCGACTTCGATGTCGAACACGTCGATACCGGCAAAGCGCTTGAACAGCACCCCCTTGCCTTCCATAACTGGCTTGGACGCGAGCGGACCAAGGTTACCCAGCCCCAGAATTGCAGTGCCATCAGAGATGACCGCTACCAGATTGCCTTTGCCGGTGTACTTGTAGGCAAGCTCCGGATCGCGACCGATTTCGCGGACCGGCTCAGCCACACCCGGGCTGTAGGCCAGCGACAGATCGCGAGCAGTGGCGGTGGCTTTGGTGAGCTCGACGCTGAGTTTCCCGGGACGCGGATGGGCGTGATATTCGAGAGCGGCAGTTTTCAAATCTGACATGGGGGCATTCCGCTTTTTGGTGTTGGACAGACGGACCGCCGAGCATACGCAAGTCATAAAGTCCTAACAAGACTGGCGGGTCACCTGTGTCAAGAGGCCGCATCTACGACTTTCAGCGTAGAACCGCAGAATACGCGGCTTAGCGAGTCCACAATCAGGCTTGTAAGTGTCTACAATTTATTTATTGATTGTATCCAGCATGACCGGATGAGTGATTGGCATCATCCAGCGTGGCTGGCCTGACTTCAGACCGCCGCGACGGGATCGATCAACGACCCAGCCCCGCGCTTCGACCTGTTGCCCTTTAAGGCGCTGGATGGCAGGGACATCAAACTGGCCGACCAGCTTGGGGGCGATGCGAAGCACCACAGAGTTGCCGAACTCGATCCATACGCCGCCGCCATTGCGCTGCACCTCTGTCACGCGGCCGCTGAGCACTGCAAAGCCGCCGCTGTTGACGCGCTCGACCGGCACGACCGGCGAGTTGCGCCAAAGACCAAGGCGTGCCTGACGGGCTGACTGCTCTGCAGCCTTCTGGCAATTCACCAGGGCGACGTTCGGAAACACCGCGACGAGGTAGCCCAGCCCTTCCGAGAGAAGTTGCGCTTCGAAATTGGCGTTATCGTGCCCATACACGTTGGCCAGCGTGCGGCCGTAGTGATCGGCCGGCTGCTCACCCACACGCAGCCTGACCTCTCCGTCGCTAGCGTCTACCAGCGCCTGCAAGCGACGCTTGGCGGCTTCGGCGAAAGGTTCGGCGGCCTGACCTTTCTTGCCGGTTTCGGGTGTGTTCAGGCCAATCATGCGAACGCTGCGGCCATCACCGAGGCGCAACGTGTCGCCATCAACCACTCGCTGCACGCTGACCAAAGGCAACGAAGGTGGCGCCGGACACAGCGCCTGGGCTGTGGAAAGCCAAAACGCAGACATAAAAAAGGCGCCCGCGAGGGACGCCTTTTCAAGCAGCCTGGAGAAACGCACTGGTAACTCCAGAACGGCCAACCTTACTCTGCAGCAGCAGGAGCTTTGGTTGGACCGAACGCACCGAAACGCGACTTGAACTTGTCGACACGACCGCCGACGTCCAGAGTTTTTTGCTTGCCGGTGTAGAACGGGTGGCACTCGTTGCACACGTCCAGGCTCAGAGGCTTGGCCAGTGTGGAACGGGTTTTGATGACATTGCCGCAGCTGCAGGTTGCGTCAATGGCTTCGTAAACTGGATGGATATCGGATTTCATGGGTATTTCCTCGGGCTATCGTGCCGCCACCCAACACTATTGTTGAATACCGCACGGAATTAGGCCGCGCATATTAACAGACATTGCCAATCACGCAAGGGAACGTTGAGGCCGGCCGTCTGCTAAGATCGCGCCCTTCGTCATACCCCGTAACAGGATATCCCCCGCGTGCCCGACGCCATCTTGCGCCTCGCCCTGCCCTCGCCGCTGCGTCGCCTGTTCGACTACCTCGCTCCCGCAGGTGTTGCGCGCAGTGAACTGCAGCCGGGAATGCGCCTGCGTGTGCCCTTCGGCCGCCGGGAGATGATCGGTGTGCTGGTGGAAGTCGTCGATAAAAGCGATGTGCCGGCCGACAAACTCAAGCCCGCCATCGCCGTGCTCGACAGCGAACCGCCGCTGCCGCCTGCGCTCTTCAAGCTCTGTCTGTGGACGGCGCAGTACTACCAGCACAGCCTCGGCGACACACTAAGCTGGGCCCTGCCCGTGCTGCTGCGTCAGGGCGAGCCTGCGGAAGCACGGCAGGACCGCTTCTGGCAGGTCGCGCCAGACGCCAGCATCGATGATCCGCGCATCGCCCGCGCACCGAAGCAAAAAGAGGCGCTGCGCACGCTGGCCCAGCACCCGCATGGGGTGGCCCACCAGCTGTTGAGCAAACTGATGCTCAACCGCGAGAGCCTCAATCTACTGCTCGCCAAGGCCCTGGTGACCGTCGAGGTGCGCGGTCATGCTCCGGTGGAGCGGCACGAACATTGGCTGGCGCAGCCGGAGCTTCCGCTCAATACCGAACAGCGCGCCGCTTATGAGGCGATTCGCTCAGGATTCGGCAGTTTTCATGCGTCTTTGCTGGCAGGCGTGACGGGCAGCGGCAAGACCGAGGTTTACCTGCAACTGATCCGCGAGACGCTGGAAGCAGGCAAACAGGCGTTGGTGCTGATTCCTGAAATCAACCTGGGCCCGCAGACCCTTGCGCGTTTCGAGCAACGATTCAACGCACGCATCGCGCTGCTGCACTCGGCCGTCAATGATCGCGATCGACTGGATGCCTGGCTGGCGGCCCGCGATGGCGAAGCCGACATCATCATCGGCACCCGCTCGGCGCTGTTCACCCCGATGAAAAACCCGGGGCTGATCATCATCGATGAGGAACACGACGGCTCGTATAAACAGCAGGAAGGCCTGCGCTATCACGCCCGTGATCTGGCGCTGGTAAGGGCGCGTCAGGAAGACATTCCCATTGTCCTCGGCTCGGCCACACCGTCGCTGGAGAGCCTGCACAACGCTTAC
The nucleotide sequence above comes from Pseudomonas lutea. Encoded proteins:
- a CDS encoding PilN domain-containing protein, which produces MARINLLPWREQQREARKKRFILALAGVLVVGVGAVLLADQYLSSAIAHQNARNEFVRTEIVQLDARIKEISELKARRKQLLERMKIIQDLQGNRPIIGRVFDQLARTLPDGVFFNDVKMTGQMISISGAAESNNRVSDLLRNLDASDWLESPSLTEVKANTAGGVDQTNTFQLTVRQTQPAVEGVKP
- a CDS encoding pilus assembly protein PilM; the encoded protein is MFELFSKKANTLLGIDISSTSVKLLELSRSGTRYKVESYAVEPLPANAVVEKNIAELEGVGSALTRLLVKAKSNVKIAAVAVAGSAVITKTIEMDAGLSDDEMENQLKIEADQYIPYPLEEVAIDFEVQGYSARNPERVEVLLAACRKENVEVREAALALAGLTARVVDVEAYALERSFGLLSAQLGQDHEQLTVAVIDIGATMTTLSVLHNGRIIYTREQLFGGRQLTEEIQRRYGLSVSEAGLAKKQGGLPDDYVSEVLQPFKDAVVQQVSRSLQFFFAAGQYNRVDYIMLAGGTASISGLDRLIQERLGTPTLVANPFADMALSAKVNAGALASDAPALMIACGLALRSFD
- a CDS encoding penicillin-binding protein 1A, which encodes MRLLKFFWWSIVAVVCGLLLGLSGAFLYLAPNLPSVDALRNIQLQIPLRVFSSDGKLIAEFGEMRRSPIRFADIPPNFIHALLSAEDDNFENHYGVDPSSLMRAASQLVKSGHIQSGGSTITMQVAKNYFLTSERSFSRKTTEILLALQIERQLTKDEILELYVNKIYLGNRAYGIEAAAQVYYGKSIRDLSVAQMAMIAGLPKAPSRFNPLANPVRAKERRDWILGRMFKLGKIDQNTYQTALVEPINASYHVQSPEVNAPYIAEMARAEMVGRYGSEAYTEGFRVTTTVPSNLQEDANKAVQDGLIEYDQRHGYRGPESRFPGLTRDGWVQELSKQRPISGLEPAIVTQVDKTGIRVLTRSGENEESVAWDSMKWAKAFLNTNSVGANPKQPADVAHVGDLVRLQRQPDNSLKFSQLPVAQSALVSLDPQNGAIRALVGGFAFEQSNYNRAMQAKRQPGSSFKPFLYSAALDNGYTAASLVNDAPIVFVDEAIDKVWRPKNDTGTFLGPIRLREALYKSRNLVSIRLLQSLGVNTAINYITRFGFNKQDLPPNLSLALGTATLTPMEIVSGWSAFANGGYKISPYLIQKIEDREGKTLFVANPPTVPANDPNPKAVSEAAISSASTYAAPETPPLTANVVPNALDAPGGAPAPVVAERIVDGRTTYILNSMLQDVIKRGTGRRALAMNRPDIAGKTGTTNDSKDAWFTGYNADYVTTVWTGFDQPESLGRHEFGGTVALPIWMKYMSAALKDKPPHVQAEPDGILSLRIDPISGRSATPSTPGAFFELFKSEDTPPSVNELGGSPPPGSPLPADESAPIDLF
- a CDS encoding malic enzyme-like NAD(P)-binding protein, with translation MSDLKTAALEYHAHPRPGKLSVELTKATATARDLSLAYSPGVAEPVREIGRDPELAYKYTGKGNLVAVISDGTAILGLGNLGPLASKPVMEGKGVLFKRFAGIDVFDIEVDSESPQAFIDTVRRISITFGGINLEDIKAPECFEIEKALIEQCDIPVFHDDQHGTAIVTAAGMINALEIAGKTLEAAKIVCLGAGAAAISCMKLLVSMGAKIENIFMIDRSGVVHDGRTDLNQYKAQFAHSTDKRTLADALEGADVFVGLSGPNLLSAEGLKSMAANPIVFACSNPDPEISPELAHATRDDVIMATGRSDYPNQVNNVLGFPFIFRGALDVRAKRINEEMKIAAANALRELAKLPVPQEVCDAYGGIALEFGREYIIPKPLDVRLLTVVSDAVAKAAIESGVATLPYPKHYPLKSVDDVFNG
- a CDS encoding thermonuclease family protein, whose protein sequence is MRFSRLLEKASLAGAFFMSAFWLSTAQALCPAPPSLPLVSVQRVVDGDTLRLGDGRSVRMIGLNTPETGKKGQAAEPFAEAAKRRLQALVDASDGEVRLRVGEQPADHYGRTLANVYGHDNANFEAQLLSEGLGYLVAVFPNVALVNCQKAAEQSARQARLGLWRNSPVVPVERVNSGGFAVLSGRVTEVQRNGGGVWIEFGNSVVLRIAPKLVGQFDVPAIQRLKGQQVEARGWVVDRSRRGGLKSGQPRWMMPITHPVMLDTINK
- the rpmE gene encoding 50S ribosomal protein L31 — its product is MKSDIHPVYEAIDATCSCGNVIKTRSTLAKPLSLDVCNECHPFYTGKQKTLDVGGRVDKFKSRFGAFGPTKAPAAAE
- a CDS encoding primosomal protein N', whose amino-acid sequence is MPDAILRLALPSPLRRLFDYLAPAGVARSELQPGMRLRVPFGRREMIGVLVEVVDKSDVPADKLKPAIAVLDSEPPLPPALFKLCLWTAQYYQHSLGDTLSWALPVLLRQGEPAEARQDRFWQVAPDASIDDPRIARAPKQKEALRTLAQHPHGVAHQLLSKLMLNRESLNLLLAKALVTVEVRGHAPVERHEHWLAQPELPLNTEQRAAYEAIRSGFGSFHASLLAGVTGSGKTEVYLQLIRETLEAGKQALVLIPEINLGPQTLARFEQRFNARIALLHSAVNDRDRLDAWLAARDGEADIIIGTRSALFTPMKNPGLIIIDEEHDGSYKQQEGLRYHARDLALVRARQEDIPIVLGSATPSLESLHNAYTGRYALLRLNERAGGAQQPRFLRLDVKSRPLDSGISGPMQQAIGQTLAAGQQVLVFLNRRGFAPTLLCHDCGWLSECTRCDARMTVHQRSGELRCHHCGHVERVPRNCPACGKVDLRPVGAGTERAEERLAILFPDFPVLRVDRDSTSRKDAMNQLFATIQKGQPCILVGTQMLAKGHHFPRVTLVSILDADGGLFSGDFRASERMAQLIVQVAGRAGRAEEPGKVIIQTHLADHPLLIQLTEQGYFAFAEQALSERRAAGLPPFSHLALLRAEAHKPGQAEGFLDEACSEAERLLKDMALGGIELLGPVPAPMERRAGRYRAQLLVQANARAPLHKLLATWLLALENMPSGRQVRWSLDVDPVDLY